DNA sequence from the Cohnella herbarum genome:
GCCGACATGATGACCGGCATGAAGAAGGCCGCTTTGACGACCCGGATCCCTCGCCACTTCCCGTTCAGCAGCAAGGCAAGAAATAGCCCTGCTGGAATTTGGATCAGAATACTTCCTGCCATAATTGTCATGACATTTTGAAGAGATTTCCAGAAGGTCGCATCCTCGAAGATAAACCTGAAGTTGTCGAAGCCGACGAAGGTCATCGCCGAACCGGCGAATCCATTCCACTTGAACGCCGCAAGATAGAAGCTCTTGATGACGGGATACACTAACAAAACAGAGTAGAACAACAATGCGGGAAGCAAGTACAGCATGATTTGCCCGTATCGGGCATTTAGTCTTTCCATCCGAATCCCCTACCTGAAAGAGATAGGCGTATCGTTAACGACTTCTACGCCTATCTCCCGATTTCTGATCTTATTGCGCTTTCGCCACTTCCGCATCCAACTGCTTAGCTGCGTCCTCCGGCGTAACGCCTTTCACCAATACAGCTTGCGTCAGATCGTAAAGCTTAGTGTTCGCTGCCTTCACGGGTTCGAAGGCGGAGACATCTCCCGCGAATTCCTTGCCCGTACTCATCGCCTTCGATACTTCGGCAATCAGCTTGCCGCTCTTCTCCGGATCGACTTCCGCCTTCACGGCAGTCAGATCCTGAGCTTTTTCGATAATGATCTTGGAAGAGGCAGAGCTTGTCAGCGTCTTAACCAGTTCGATCGCCATGTCCTTCTGATGCCCTTCGGCTTTGGTTGAGATCGCGAACGAATCGGACACGCCTCCCATCCATGAATCCTTATGTTCTTCCTTCTCCGTGAAGTAAGGGAACGGGAAGAAGCCTACTTTGTCGCCGAAGCCTTGCGGCGAATTCGGACCTGTCGATTCACCGACCGCCCATGAGCCGGAGAAGCGCATTGCGGCCTTCCCGTTATTGAAATCGGCAACCTCGCCCGCATAGTTTAATGCGATGTATCTTTTGTCGAATGCCCCCGCATCGACAAGCTCGACCATACGTTGGAACGGCTCGATGGCCTCCGGCGAGCTATAAGGAAGCTCGCGGCTCAAGATCTGCTTCGCTTTCTCTGTACCGTTCCACTTATAGAACAACGCCGTGTACAGATGCTCGGCGCGCCATGACTCGGATGCGCCGATTGTCATCGGCGTTACGCCGGCCGCCTTAAGCTTGTCTATGACGGCAAGCAGTTCATCCCAAGTCTTAGGAGGTTCAACGCCAGCGGTTTGGAACAGCTCTTTGTTATAATAGAAACCCGTGCTGTATGCGCCGAGGGGCGCGGCGTAAATTCCGGTGAAGCCATCGAACCTGAGACTGTCGAGCGCTCCCGAGATGAAGCCATCCTTCCAGTCGATATGGCTGTTCAAGTACTCCGTCAGATCGATAATCTTATTCTCCTTGGCATAATCCGCCGTGCTTGCTCCCGGGAAGATGACGAATACTTCCGGAAGATTATTCGTGGCACGGTCGACCGTGAGCTTCTTGTCCAGCTCCGCAACCGGCAGAAACTCTTTCTCGATCGTGACTTCGGGATACTTCGCGGTGAACTCCGTTAAGATTTGATCGATTGCCGGACCGAACGGGTGGTCAGGCGTGTAGGCCGTCGCCACGCGAAGCGTGACTTTCTCTTTGGGCGCTTCCGAGGCTGCCGGGCTTGTCGTGCCGATGGCTCCCTTGTTGTTTTCGTTATTACCGCCGCATGCTGTAAGCGCTAACATTATGGACGTGGCAGAGACGAGCACAATGCTTTTACCCCACTTTATTTTTTTCATTGCGAACCTCCTGATGTTTTTTTGTTTCTAATCGCATTTTATATCCGGGGAAGCTAAGCGAACAGATGAGGAATTACGGTTGTTTTGTTTGTTTTTTCAGCCCTAATCGTGACGCAGGTGTGATCTGCGATATTCAGAAGGGGTCATGCCATACGTTTTTTTGAACAACGTGCTGAAGTACCGCTCATCCTCGTATCCCACTAGCCGGGCGATTTGTCCGATCTGGATACCGTTCATCTTAAGAAATTCACCCGCTTTTTCCATTCGTACCTTGAGGACGTAAGACACGAACGTTGTGCCTGTTGCCTTCTTGAACACATCGCTTAGATGATTCGCGTTCAGATGAACCTTATTGGCCATCTGGGTAAGCGACAAGTCATCGCCGTAATTCGCACGTATGTAATCCATCAGGCTTTCTACCGCTTTCTTGCCATCTGATTGACGGTTCTTCCGATACCTCTCGCTTAATTGCACGAATGGCCTTGAGAAGCCCTCCGCTAACGAGGAAATATCCCGATAATATAACAGCGGCTCCGGCATCCTGATGAGAGAGTGCTCTTCCTGCTGCTCGTCTACCCACTCAATGGTCCATTTCTCAATCAGCACGCGCAAATAATCCGTCATCTTCTCCAACTCATTCACGTCATCTCGTTCTCTTAACGCGCTGCGCAGTCCCCCATCAATGTATTGCCTGATACCTTCAACGTTGCCGACCCAAATATACTCCTCTAGTTGCTTATCCTTCCATTCCAATTTAGATGCAGGCATCGGCCGACCGTTATCTACGAATACTTTCCTCTTCAGGGCAAGCAGCGACTGCCGAACGGCAGGAGTCAGCGCATTCCAGTAAAGTTCGGATATGCCGTGACCGGTTTGAATGGTGTAAAATTTCAATCGCCGCGCAAGAGACTCTATCTGGTCCATGCAGCGGGACAGAAGCTGCCCGAGGTCTGTCGGGTTATGCGGTGCCAATAGCAGAATGTTCAGCGCCCCGTCGTATTCGAAGGCAACCCATAGAAGTTGAGCCGGTATCCAGTCGGTCAAATAATTGCGAATCGAGAACGCTGCTAGTTCTTTATCTGCTCGCACTCTCTCTTGATCGGCAGTTTCAGGATAATCGATTCGGATGGACACGCAGACTGCCGCGCGCGTCAGAGGATTCCAACCGAACAGTTCCTCCGGGTTAGGAATCGCGGAATCCTCACGTAGCAACCATTCGATGACCCATGCTTCCTGTAGGTAGCGGGTCGATTTCTCCGATCTCTTCAACTGCGTGTACGTATGCTCCTGTCGCCGCTTGGCATTATACGCATTCCGGATGGCATCGATCAGCTGTTCCCGAACAATCGGCTTCAGAATATAATCCCACGCATGTAGCCGCAGCGCATCTTGCGCATATTTGAAATCCGAGTAGCCGCTAACTACGATGAACTGCGCGGTACCAACCTGGCTTGCGGCCTGCTCGATGAAGGATAGACCATCCATGGCGGGCATGCGAATATCGGTGATCACGATATCCGGACGATACCTGTTCAACAGCTCCAGCGCGGCGATCCCGTCCTCCGCCTCTACGATTTGCTCTACTGGCAAGACGCTTCCCGCCAGCATGGAACGGATGCCGCGTCTCATCCAAACCTCGTCATCTACGATTAGGATCTTCATAGCCCTGCCTCCTTGGTGTCCTTGTCGTCGGTAAGGTAAGGCAACCGAAGCTGAACAGACGTACCGGTCCCCTCTTGGCTGTCGATCGCAACACCGCAGCGCTCGCCGTAATAGAGTCTAATCCTCTCGTGAACGTTAAGAAGACCGATTCCGCCAGCCTTTGTCCGAGGATCAGTCGGTCTGCCATGCACGAACGAATGCCTCAGCGACTGAAGCTTATCCTCGCTCATGCCGACTCCATTATCGAACACGGACAGCAACAAGGAATCGTTATCCAACTCCATGTTAATAATGACGATA
Encoded proteins:
- a CDS encoding ABC transporter substrate-binding protein, with amino-acid sequence MKKIKWGKSIVLVSATSIMLALTACGGNNENNKGAIGTTSPAASEAPKEKVTLRVATAYTPDHPFGPAIDQILTEFTAKYPEVTIEKEFLPVAELDKKLTVDRATNNLPEVFVIFPGASTADYAKENKIIDLTEYLNSHIDWKDGFISGALDSLRFDGFTGIYAAPLGAYSTGFYYNKELFQTAGVEPPKTWDELLAVIDKLKAAGVTPMTIGASESWRAEHLYTALFYKWNGTEKAKQILSRELPYSSPEAIEPFQRMVELVDAGAFDKRYIALNYAGEVADFNNGKAAMRFSGSWAVGESTGPNSPQGFGDKVGFFPFPYFTEKEEHKDSWMGGVSDSFAISTKAEGHQKDMAIELVKTLTSSASSKIIIEKAQDLTAVKAEVDPEKSGKLIAEVSKAMSTGKEFAGDVSAFEPVKAANTKLYDLTQAVLVKGVTPEDAAKQLDAEVAKAQ
- a CDS encoding response regulator transcription factor, which translates into the protein MKILIVDDEVWMRRGIRSMLAGSVLPVEQIVEAEDGIAALELLNRYRPDIVITDIRMPAMDGLSFIEQAASQVGTAQFIVVSGYSDFKYAQDALRLHAWDYILKPIVREQLIDAIRNAYNAKRRQEHTYTQLKRSEKSTRYLQEAWVIEWLLREDSAIPNPEELFGWNPLTRAAVCVSIRIDYPETADQERVRADKELAAFSIRNYLTDWIPAQLLWVAFEYDGALNILLLAPHNPTDLGQLLSRCMDQIESLARRLKFYTIQTGHGISELYWNALTPAVRQSLLALKRKVFVDNGRPMPASKLEWKDKQLEEYIWVGNVEGIRQYIDGGLRSALRERDDVNELEKMTDYLRVLIEKWTIEWVDEQQEEHSLIRMPEPLLYYRDISSLAEGFSRPFVQLSERYRKNRQSDGKKAVESLMDYIRANYGDDLSLTQMANKVHLNANHLSDVFKKATGTTFVSYVLKVRMEKAGEFLKMNGIQIGQIARLVGYEDERYFSTLFKKTYGMTPSEYRRSHLRHD